The Fusobacterium sp. IOR10 genome has a window encoding:
- a CDS encoding 1-acyl-sn-glycerol-3-phosphate acyltransferase, with the protein MFGIIFSFLFILFIFIYKEICFFPFLFYKNKDFKIRKARVYLREMSISFLKLLNIKVNVKYKDNFNISTLDKSQPIVIISNHQSNFDIPVLLSVFKTLDIGFVAKKEMETWPLFSRWMKRGNYVFLDRKNPREGIKSIKKAVSIVKAGYPTVIFPEGERSYDGKIGNFKKGSFKLPLDSKGIIIPVTINGTLNIQKKGSPLIHFSKKISVTVGSPIDLKSKDPKFNKNINLIIEKIIKENF; encoded by the coding sequence ATGTTTGGAATTATTTTTTCATTTTTATTTATTTTATTTATTTTCATTTATAAAGAAATTTGTTTTTTTCCTTTTCTGTTTTATAAGAACAAGGATTTTAAAATAAGAAAGGCTCGTGTTTATTTAAGGGAAATGAGTATTTCTTTTCTTAAACTTCTTAATATTAAAGTTAATGTGAAATATAAAGACAATTTTAATATTAGTACTCTAGATAAATCTCAACCTATTGTTATTATTTCCAATCATCAGAGCAATTTCGACATTCCTGTTTTATTATCTGTTTTTAAAACTTTGGATATTGGATTTGTAGCTAAAAAAGAAATGGAAACTTGGCCATTATTTTCTAGATGGATGAAAAGAGGAAATTATGTTTTTCTAGATCGAAAGAATCCTAGAGAAGGAATTAAAAGTATCAAAAAGGCAGTTTCTATTGTAAAGGCAGGATATCCAACTGTTATTTTCCCTGAAGGGGAAAGAAGTTATGATGGTAAAATTGGTAATTTTAAAAAAGGTAGCTTTAAACTTCCTTTAGATAGTAAAGGTATTATTATTCCAGTTACTATTAATGGTACTTTAAACATTCAAAAAAAAGGGTCCCCTTTAATACATTTCTCTAAAAAAATAAGTGTTACTGTTGGTTCCCCAATAGATTTAAAATCCAAAGATCCTAAATTTAATAAAAATATAAATTTAATTATTGAAAAAATAATCAAGGAGAATTTTTAA
- a CDS encoding regulatory protein RecX produces MKVIKIQKSKIYFENNVCFSIPKNKIKELNLTEGKCLENKLYLEILKESALSFSYWLLTKRDYSIKELRIKLLTKYKEPTIISDIISLLNDRCYLDDWRFAKGFINTHTHWGRKKLEYFLALKGVDESIITNLLNENNPHEFEEIKKKWLQMKDKDDYKKIQSLMRKGFEYQNIKKVIDEL; encoded by the coding sequence ATGAAAGTAATCAAGATACAGAAAAGTAAAATTTATTTTGAAAATAATGTCTGTTTTTCAATCCCTAAAAATAAAATAAAAGAGCTTAATTTAACTGAAGGAAAATGTTTAGAGAATAAGTTGTATTTAGAAATCTTAAAAGAATCGGCTCTTTCATTTTCCTATTGGTTATTAACTAAAAGAGATTACAGTATTAAAGAACTTAGAATAAAACTTTTGACAAAATACAAAGAACCTACTATAATATCAGACATAATATCTTTATTAAATGACAGGTGTTATTTAGACGATTGGAGATTTGCTAAAGGCTTTATTAATACTCATACCCATTGGGGCAGAAAAAAACTAGAATACTTCTTAGCCTTAAAAGGTGTTGATGAAAGCATAATCACAAATCTTCTAAATGAAAATAATCCTCATGAATTTGAAGAAATTAAAAAAAAATGGCTTCAAATGAAGGATAAAGATGACTATAAAAAGATACAATCCCTTATGAGAAAAGGGTTTGAATATCAAAATATAAAAAAAGTTATTGATGAATTATAG
- the recA gene encoding recombinase RecA, whose translation MATKKNSSLDKTKALESAIKQITKDFGEGSIMKLGQNAAMNIDVIPTGSMNLDNALGLGGVPRGRIIEIYGSESSGKTTLALHIIAEAQKMDGIVAFIDAEHALDPKYAKALGVDIDELLISQPDYGEQALEIADMLVRSSAIDVIVIDSVAALVPKAEIDGEMSDQQMGLQARLMSKALRKLAGTLNKSKTTLIFINQIREKIGGFGFGPQTTTTGGRALKFYASVRLEIKRIGSVKQSDEIIGNEIIVKVTKNKIAPPFKEAAFQIMYGKGISKVGEILDASIKADIVAKSGAWFSYGDIRLGQGKENVKNRLEDEPDLLNKIYEDLKKSLIPVEEIIDPQTGEILNESNQDTEK comes from the coding sequence ATGGCTACAAAAAAAAATAGTTCTTTAGATAAAACTAAAGCTCTTGAATCTGCGATAAAACAAATTACAAAGGATTTTGGTGAAGGTTCTATTATGAAATTGGGGCAGAATGCTGCTATGAACATTGATGTTATCCCAACTGGAAGTATGAATCTAGACAATGCTCTTGGGCTTGGAGGAGTTCCCCGTGGAAGAATTATAGAAATCTATGGTTCTGAAAGTTCTGGTAAAACAACTCTTGCTTTACATATTATTGCTGAGGCTCAAAAAATGGATGGAATTGTTGCTTTTATTGATGCTGAACATGCTTTAGATCCAAAATATGCAAAGGCTCTTGGAGTTGATATTGATGAACTATTAATTTCTCAACCAGATTATGGAGAACAAGCTTTGGAAATAGCAGATATGTTAGTTCGTTCTTCTGCAATTGATGTTATTGTAATTGATTCTGTGGCTGCACTTGTTCCAAAAGCAGAAATAGATGGGGAAATGAGTGACCAACAAATGGGGTTACAAGCTAGATTAATGTCCAAAGCTCTTAGAAAATTAGCAGGTACATTAAACAAATCAAAAACTACCCTTATTTTTATAAATCAAATTAGAGAAAAAATAGGTGGATTCGGATTTGGACCTCAAACTACTACTACAGGAGGAAGAGCTTTAAAATTTTATGCCTCAGTAAGACTGGAAATAAAAAGAATTGGATCTGTTAAACAAAGTGATGAAATTATTGGTAATGAAATTATTGTTAAAGTAACTAAAAATAAAATAGCTCCTCCATTTAAAGAAGCAGCTTTCCAAATTATGTATGGAAAAGGAATCTCAAAAGTTGGTGAAATTTTAGATGCTTCTATTAAGGCTGATATTGTTGCTAAATCTGGTGCTTGGTTTAGTTATGGGGATATACGTTTAGGTCAAGGTAAAGAAAATGTTAAAAACAGACTGGAAGATGAACCGGATTTATTAAATAAAATTTACGAAGATTTAAAAAAATCTTTAATTCCTGTTGAGGAAATTATAGATCCACAAACTGGAGAGATTTTAAATGAAAGTAATCAAGATACAGAAAAGTAA